From one Salvelinus sp. IW2-2015 linkage group LG11, ASM291031v2, whole genome shotgun sequence genomic stretch:
- the LOC111970353 gene encoding zinc finger protein 76, giving the protein MESLGLQAVALSDGSTAYIEQAIKDGNLVEGDTIQLEDGTTAYIQQVTIQQKEPLPFEDGQAVQLEDGTTAYIHHTPKDGYDPSAVEAVQLEDGSTAYIHHPSGLQTGSTILTLQPGGGLEELAADDTVDTDTITTLENYAKMTGSEVEVDETMSSTNGLQDIEPIVQVMGSWGSPKGQQTAEKTFRCDYEGCGRLYTTAHHLKVHERAHTGVRPYRCDVLTCGKAFATGYGLKSHLRTHTGEKPYKCPEDMCFKAFKTSGDLQKHVRTHTGEKPFKCPFEGCGRSFTTSNIRKVHIRTHTGERPYMCPEPSCGRGFASATNYKNHMRIHTGEKPYLCTVPGCGKRFTEYSSLYKHHVVHTHCKPYTCNHCGKTYRQTSTLAMHKRTTHGDFEATGDGEEAVDDQSQASFLEGAEQKEDGTDSQVIIGSQVGLSTEDLQALSTAITMVTQDGTTISLPTHQTDMASMGHHHITMVTGEGKELQPVAIVTSEGIMTGGLQGSGPHYQQVALLATANGTQIAVQLEEQQTLEEAISMATAAIQQGGLVQDEDT; this is encoded by the exons ATGGAGAGTTTGGGATTGCAGGCTGTTGCCCTCAGTGATGGCTCCACAGCCTACATTGAACAAGCCATCAAAG ATGGCAACCTAGTGGAAGGCGATACTATTCAGTTGGAGGATGGTACTACAGCCTACATTCAGCAGGTCACTATACAGCAGAAAG AGCCCCTGCCCTTTGAGGACGGCCAGGCAGTGCAGCTGGAGGACGGGACCACGGCATACATCCACCACACACCCAAAG ATGGGTATGATCCCAGTGCGGTGGAGGCGGTGCAGCTGGAGGATGGCAGCACGGCGTACATCCACCACCCCTCGGGCCTGCAGACTGGCAGCACCATCCTGACTTTGCAGCCAGGGGGTGGCCTGGAGGAGCTAGCTGCAGATGACACTGTGGACACAGACACCATCACCACCCTGGAGAACTACGCCAAG ATGACAGGTTCTGAGGTGGAGGTGGATGAGACCATGAGCAGTACCAATGGACTGCAGGACATAGAGCCTATTGTACAGGTGATGGGGTCGTGGGGTTCCCCTAAGGGTCAGCAGACGGCTGAGAAGACATTCCGCTGTGACTACGAGGGCTGTGGACGTCTCTACACCACAGCACACCACCTCAAG GTGCATGAGAGGGCTCACACAGGTGTCCGGCCATACAGGTGTGATGTGTTGACGTGTGGAAAGGCGTTCGCTACAGGTTACGGCCTGAAGAGTCACCTAcggacacacactggagagaaaccatacAAGTGTCCTGAAGACATGTGCTTCAAGGCCTTCAAAACCTCCGGAGACCTCCAGAAGCATGTccgcacacacacag GTGAGAAGCCGTTTAAGTGTCCGTTTGAGGGTTGTGGTCGTTCCTTCACCACCTCTAACATCAGGAAAGTCCAcatcagaacacacacaggagagcgcCCCTACATGTGCCCTGAACCATCCTGTGGACGAGGCTTTGCCAG TGCCACCAACTACAAGAACCACATGAGAATACacacag gggAGAAGCCCTACCTGTGTACAGTCCCTGGTTGTGGGAAGCGATTTACAGAGTACTCCAGCCTGTACAAGCACCATGTGGTTCACACACACTGCAAACCTTACACCTGCAACCACTGTGGCAAAACCTACAGACAGACCTCCACGCTGGCCATGCACAAACGCACCACGCACGGCGACTTTGAGGCCACAGGGGACGGGGAAG AAGCGGTGGATGACCAATCACAAGCCTCCTTCCTGGAGGGGGCGGAGCAGAAAGAGGATGGGACGGATTCCCAGGTTATCATTGGTTCACAG GTGGGTCTGTCGACAGAGGACCTACAGGCACTCAGTACGGCCATCACCATGGTAACGCAGGACGGCACAACCATTTCCCTGCCGACCCACCAGACGGACATGGCCTCCATGGGACACCACCACATCACCATGGTTACAGGGGAGGGCAAGGAGCTGCAGCCG GTTGCCATAGTGACATCGGAGGGTATTATGACAGGCGGCTTGCAGGGCTCCGGCCCTCACTACCAGCAGGTCGCACTGCTGGCCACAGCTAACGGCACCCAGATTGCTGTTCAG ctggagGAGCAGCAGACGTTGGAGGAGGCCATCAGCATGGCGACAGCTGCCATCCAGCAGGGAGGGCTGGTTCAGGACGAGGACACATGA
- the lg11h6orf89 gene encoding bombesin receptor-activated protein C6orf89 homolog isoform X1: MGTTLSEPCIYDKLSESIDILRQSGYRYGMSEREIEKFIKQVLETNEPRRDPPQFPILRATIKFVVAVAFLVVVVLAFTYPQTRPQLGVTYTGGHNWSSPLSHIRLLALPIAKKYNLQGFHEWWSAGALRQGLVNCSGCAEVSSVLEVPETLRESAAMRRGPQPVLLKGGESLCLQRQQLEELYSAHSSSMSILLEEDNLLSHDEGFPQGPANFTLLWRFTSGAREKVLRWLFPKAELCPLLDSAGTTLQRCLVTHSANSQSRGVRVLGWLVVGEGLPTVRVVPVHRCQKHCSSFNLWLGPGDMVYADPRYWQMELFPSRDQNIVCDGSTF, translated from the exons ATGGGCACCACACTGAGTGAGCCTTGCATCTACGACAAGCTGTCTGAGAGCATCGATATTCTCCGCCAGTCGGGGTATCGCTATGGCATGTCAGAGAGGGAGATCGAGAAGTTTATCAAACAAGTCTTGGAGACCAACGAGCCTCGAAGAGACCCACCACAATTCCCCATCCTTCGAGCCACCATCAAG TTTGTGGTAGCAGTAGCctttctggtggtggtggtgctggccTTCACCTACCCCCAGACTCGGCCCCAGCTAGGTGTGACGTACACGGGGGGACATAACTGGTCCTCCCCCCTCAGCCACATCAGACTGCTGGCTCTGCCCATTGCCAAGAAATACAACCTGCAAG GTTTCCATGAGTGGTGGAGTGCAGGGGCTCTGCGACAGGGCCTGGTCAACTGTTCTGGCTGTGCTGAGGTGTCCTCTGTGCTGGAGGTCCCTGAGACCCTCAGAGAGTCTGCAGCCATGCGCAGAGGTCCACAGCCTGTGCTGCTCAAG GGTGGGGAGTCTCTGTGTCTGCAGAGGCAGCAGTTAGAGGAGCTCTACTCAGCCCACTCCAGCTCCATGAGTATACTACTGGAGGAAGACAACCTACTGTCACATGATGAGGGTTTTCCACAGGGCCCTGCCAACTTTACCCTGCTctg GAGGTTTACATCTGGTGCCAGAGAGAAGGTGTTGAGGTGGCTGTTCCCCAAAGCTGAGCTATGTCCTCTACTGGACAGCGCTGGAACAACACTGCAGCGTTGCCTGGTCACGCATAGTGCCAACTCTCAGAGCAGA ggggTGCGAGTGCTGGGCTGGCTGGTGGTAGGAGAAGGGCTACCCACGGTTCGAGTGGTCCCTGTCCACCGCTGTCAAAAACACTGTAGCTCCTTCAACCTCTGGCTGGGACCGGGAGATATGG TGTATGCTGACCCGCGCTACTGGCAGATGGAGCTGTTCCCCAGCCGAGACCAGAACATTGTTTGTGACGGTTCCACTttctga
- the lg11h6orf89 gene encoding bombesin receptor-activated protein C6orf89 homolog isoform X2 — translation MGTTLSEPCIYDKLSESIDILRQSGYRYGMSEREIEKFIKQVLETNEPRRDPPQFPILRATIKFVVAVAFLVVVVLAFTYPQTRPQLGVTYTGGHNWSSPLSHIRLLALPIAKKYNLQGTVSMSGGVQGLCDRAWSTVLAVLRCPLCWRSLRPSESLQPCAEVHSLCCSRRFTSGAREKVLRWLFPKAELCPLLDSAGTTLQRCLVTHSANSQSRGVRVLGWLVVGEGLPTVRVVPVHRCQKHCSSFNLWLGPGDMVYADPRYWQMELFPSRDQNIVCDGSTF, via the exons ATGGGCACCACACTGAGTGAGCCTTGCATCTACGACAAGCTGTCTGAGAGCATCGATATTCTCCGCCAGTCGGGGTATCGCTATGGCATGTCAGAGAGGGAGATCGAGAAGTTTATCAAACAAGTCTTGGAGACCAACGAGCCTCGAAGAGACCCACCACAATTCCCCATCCTTCGAGCCACCATCAAG TTTGTGGTAGCAGTAGCctttctggtggtggtggtgctggccTTCACCTACCCCCAGACTCGGCCCCAGCTAGGTGTGACGTACACGGGGGGACATAACTGGTCCTCCCCCCTCAGCCACATCAGACTGCTGGCTCTGCCCATTGCCAAGAAATACAACCTGCAAGGTACA GTTTCCATGAGTGGTGGAGTGCAGGGGCTCTGCGACAGGGCCTGGTCAACTGTTCTGGCTGTGCTGAGGTGTCCTCTGTGCTGGAGGTCCCTGAGACCCTCAGAGAGTCTGCAGCCATGCGCAGAGGTCCACAGCCTGTGCTGCTCAAG GAGGTTTACATCTGGTGCCAGAGAGAAGGTGTTGAGGTGGCTGTTCCCCAAAGCTGAGCTATGTCCTCTACTGGACAGCGCTGGAACAACACTGCAGCGTTGCCTGGTCACGCATAGTGCCAACTCTCAGAGCAGA ggggTGCGAGTGCTGGGCTGGCTGGTGGTAGGAGAAGGGCTACCCACGGTTCGAGTGGTCCCTGTCCACCGCTGTCAAAAACACTGTAGCTCCTTCAACCTCTGGCTGGGACCGGGAGATATGG TGTATGCTGACCCGCGCTACTGGCAGATGGAGCTGTTCCCCAGCCGAGACCAGAACATTGTTTGTGACGGTTCCACTttctga